One window from the genome of Bacillus tianshenii encodes:
- a CDS encoding YpiF family protein produces MKWTTADMEMYVQAKEYVDTAVVPLISINWHDKMKASVSAKEFIDLLMIELERQFKGRIMIFPGFTYLSSEETATRTARLSNWTEQLQEGGMPHVFYVTCDSTWKQTEQDLDGNLVWMPSLTLEHVGEKAKLKMIQEQVEQMMPLFMTEWKKSQKDT; encoded by the coding sequence ATGAAATGGACAACAGCAGATATGGAGATGTATGTGCAAGCAAAAGAATATGTAGACACAGCTGTCGTGCCGCTTATCTCAATCAATTGGCACGATAAGATGAAGGCTTCTGTTTCTGCTAAAGAATTTATTGATTTACTTATGATCGAGCTTGAGCGTCAATTTAAAGGGCGGATTATGATTTTTCCAGGCTTTACATACTTAAGTAGTGAAGAAACAGCAACGCGGACAGCTCGTCTTTCTAATTGGACAGAACAACTACAGGAAGGCGGCATGCCGCACGTCTTTTACGTAACGTGTGATAGTACATGGAAACAAACAGAGCAGGACTTAGATGGCAATCTTGTATGGATGCCTTCCTTAACACTTGAGCACGTTGGGGAGAAGGCAAAATTGAAGATGATTCAAGAACAAGTCGAGCAGATGATGCCGCTGTTTATGACAGAATGGAAAAAATCACAAAAAGACACATAG
- the bshA gene encoding N-acetyl-alpha-D-glucosaminyl L-malate synthase BshA, protein MKKLKIGIICYPTVGGSGVVATELGKQLAEKGHEIHFITSGVPFRLNRLYPNIYFHEIEVNQYAVFQYPPYSLAAASKIAEVVKREGLDILHAHYAVPHAICAILAKQMTGNKVKIVTTLHGTDITVLGYDSSLHEIIRFGIVESDTVTAVSDHLVEQTRELFKIDKEIKTVYNFVDERVYNLHVAKDLRKQYGIQTNEKVLVHISNFRRVKRVQDVIHVFEKVANEMPAKLLLIGDGPEFSAVCRLVHEKGLEEQVLFLGKQENVSELLSISDLKLLLSEKESFGLVLLEAMACGVPCIGTNIGGIPEVIEDGETGFICELGNVEQIAEKAIHLLTDEELHQQMAESAIKRAANVFHSSRIVANYEDVYYQTLLNEEG, encoded by the coding sequence ATGAAAAAATTAAAGATCGGAATTATTTGTTATCCGACAGTAGGCGGCTCAGGAGTTGTAGCAACTGAGCTCGGAAAACAGCTAGCGGAAAAAGGCCACGAAATTCATTTTATTACATCAGGTGTGCCATTTCGGCTGAATCGCCTCTATCCAAATATTTATTTTCACGAAATTGAAGTGAATCAATATGCTGTCTTTCAATATCCACCATACAGCTTAGCAGCAGCCAGTAAGATTGCTGAAGTCGTTAAGCGTGAAGGACTTGATATTCTGCATGCTCATTATGCTGTGCCGCATGCAATCTGTGCAATTCTAGCGAAGCAAATGACAGGAAACAAAGTTAAGATTGTAACAACTCTGCATGGTACAGATATTACGGTGCTTGGCTATGATTCCTCACTCCATGAAATTATTCGTTTTGGTATTGTTGAGTCTGATACGGTGACAGCTGTTTCTGACCACTTGGTTGAGCAAACACGTGAGCTTTTCAAGATCGATAAAGAGATAAAGACTGTTTACAACTTTGTAGATGAACGTGTTTATAACTTACATGTGGCAAAAGATTTGCGTAAGCAATATGGGATTCAAACGAATGAAAAAGTGCTTGTACATATTTCAAATTTTCGCCGTGTTAAGCGTGTGCAGGATGTCATTCATGTATTCGAAAAAGTGGCCAACGAGATGCCTGCTAAGCTGCTTCTTATTGGGGATGGCCCTGAATTTTCAGCTGTTTGTCGCCTCGTTCACGAAAAAGGACTTGAAGAGCAGGTGCTTTTTCTTGGAAAGCAGGAAAATGTCTCTGAACTACTGTCAATTAGTGATTTGAAGCTGTTGTTATCTGAGAAGGAAAGCTTTGGTCTTGTTTTATTAGAAGCGATGGCATGTGGTGTTCCATGTATCGGTACTAATATCGGCGGTATTCCAGAGGTGATTGAAGACGGAGAAACAGGCTTTATTTGCGAGCTGGGCAATGTTGAACAAATTGCAGAGAAAGCGATTCACCTGCTTACAGATGAAGAACTGCATCAACAAATGGCGGAAAGCGCGATAAAACGTGCTGCGAATGTTTTTCATTCAAGCCGAATTGTTGCAAATTATGAAGACGTCTATTATCAAACACTGCTGAACGAAGAGGGTTGA
- the dapB gene encoding 4-hydroxy-tetrahydrodipicolinate reductase: protein METIKIVVAGPRGRMGKEALLLIERTEHFQLVGAVDRKNSGKMVSEVEGLPNLEAPIYDDIEKCFQEVKPDVLIDLTTPEVGKKHTELAVEYGVRPVVGTTGFNEAELDDLKKKAEEKGIGVIIAPNFAVGAILMMKFAEMAAKYFPDVEIIEQHHDQKLDAPSGTAIKTAEMIEKVRTQKSQGHPDEKEVLEGARGAEKDGMRIHSVRLPGLVAHQEVLFGGEGQTLKIRHDSINRTSFMSGVKLAVETVMKIDLLVYGLENIME, encoded by the coding sequence ATGGAAACAATCAAAATTGTAGTAGCTGGTCCACGCGGCCGTATGGGAAAAGAAGCTTTATTGTTAATTGAACGTACAGAACATTTTCAACTTGTCGGTGCCGTTGACCGCAAGAACAGCGGCAAAATGGTTTCTGAGGTAGAAGGTCTGCCTAATTTAGAAGCGCCAATCTATGATGATATTGAAAAGTGCTTTCAAGAAGTAAAACCAGATGTACTAATTGATTTAACAACACCAGAGGTTGGCAAAAAGCATACTGAGCTTGCAGTGGAGTACGGAGTGCGTCCTGTTGTCGGAACAACTGGCTTTAATGAAGCAGAGTTGGATGATCTAAAGAAGAAAGCAGAGGAGAAGGGTATTGGTGTTATTATCGCACCGAACTTTGCAGTTGGTGCCATTCTTATGATGAAATTTGCAGAAATGGCAGCTAAATATTTTCCTGATGTTGAAATTATTGAACAGCATCACGACCAAAAGCTTGATGCTCCATCAGGCACAGCAATTAAAACAGCTGAAATGATTGAAAAGGTTCGCACGCAAAAATCACAAGGACATCCAGATGAGAAAGAAGTACTTGAAGGCGCCCGCGGTGCAGAAAAAGATGGCATGCGTATACATAGTGTAAGGCTTCCAGGCCTTGTTGCACACCAAGAAGTACTATTTGGCGGTGAAGGACAAACATTAAAAATTCGTCATGATTCAATTAACCGTACTTCGTTCATGTCAGGCGTTAAGCTTGCCGTAGAAACGGTAATGAAAATCGATCTGCTTGTATACGGCCTTGAAAATATTATGGAATAA
- a CDS encoding c-type cytochrome, protein MHRGKGMKFVGDSRVSAERKPNIPKDYSEYPGKTEAFWPNFLLKEWMVGAVFLVGYLCLTVAHPSPLERMADPTDTGYIPLPDWYFLFLYQLLKYEFASGPYTVIGALVMPGLAFGALLLAPWLDNGPERRPMRRPIATGLMLLALAATIFLTWESVVNHDWEAAKQQGKIVEEAEFDKEAEGYKIYEAQGCINCHGENLTGGAAAPSLVGTGLSPEEISDIAVNGKGGMPAGLFKGSDEELKKLAEFISGLE, encoded by the coding sequence ATGCATCGCGGAAAAGGTATGAAGTTTGTCGGGGATTCGCGTGTTAGTGCTGAACGAAAGCCGAATATCCCAAAAGATTATTCCGAATATCCAGGGAAAACTGAGGCGTTCTGGCCGAACTTCTTGTTAAAGGAGTGGATGGTTGGTGCTGTCTTTTTGGTCGGTTATCTTTGCTTGACGGTTGCCCATCCATCACCACTTGAACGTATGGCAGACCCTACAGATACAGGTTATATTCCACTTCCGGACTGGTATTTCTTATTCTTATACCAATTGTTAAAGTATGAATTTGCTTCCGGTCCATATACGGTAATTGGTGCACTCGTTATGCCTGGTTTGGCATTTGGAGCGTTACTTCTTGCACCTTGGCTTGATAATGGTCCTGAACGACGTCCGATGCGTCGACCAATTGCTACAGGTTTAATGCTTCTAGCATTAGCAGCGACGATCTTCCTGACTTGGGAATCAGTTGTTAATCATGACTGGGAAGCTGCGAAACAACAAGGTAAGATTGTTGAAGAAGCAGAATTCGATAAAGAAGCAGAAGGTTACAAAATTTATGAAGCACAAGGCTGTATTAACTGTCACGGTGAAAACTTAACTGGTGGTGCTGCTGCACCATCATTAGTTGGAACAGGTCTATCACCAGAAGAAATTTCTGATATTGCTGTGAACGGTAAAGGTGGAATGCCTGCTGGTTTATTTAAAGGTTCTGATGAAGAGCTTAAGAAACTAGCAGAATTCATTTCAGGTCTTGAATAA
- a CDS encoding zinc metallopeptidase produces the protein MGFLIYFALIILIPLFAQMKVKSAFKKYSRVPASSGMRGAEVARRILDDNGLYNVGVEETPGKLSDHYDPRSKVVRLSTDNYHGTSVAGAAVAAHEVGHAIQDANGYAPLRFRHALVPVASLGSNLSWILILAGIFFQLTNMLLLGILFMAAAVLFQVVTLPVEFNASSRAMNQIVSLGIIRNDEERETKKVLNAAAMTYVAGALVAVLELVRLILIYTGMTSED, from the coding sequence ATGGGATTCTTGATTTATTTTGCGCTCATTATTTTAATCCCGCTTTTTGCACAAATGAAGGTGAAGAGTGCATTTAAGAAATATTCAAGAGTACCAGCATCATCTGGAATGAGGGGAGCAGAGGTTGCTCGTAGAATTTTAGATGATAATGGATTGTACAATGTTGGAGTGGAAGAGACACCAGGGAAGTTAAGCGATCATTATGATCCACGTTCAAAGGTCGTTCGTCTTTCAACTGATAATTATCATGGAACTTCTGTAGCCGGCGCTGCGGTGGCTGCCCATGAAGTTGGACACGCAATTCAAGATGCAAATGGCTATGCACCATTACGTTTCCGTCACGCTCTTGTGCCTGTTGCAAGCCTTGGTTCTAATTTGTCTTGGATTTTAATTCTTGCAGGGATTTTCTTTCAATTGACAAATATGCTGTTACTCGGCATTTTGTTTATGGCAGCAGCGGTGTTATTCCAAGTTGTTACATTGCCGGTTGAATTCAACGCTTCAAGCCGTGCGATGAACCAAATTGTTTCACTTGGAATTATTCGAAATGATGAGGAACGTGAAACGAAGAAAGTACTGAATGCAGCAGCGATGACATACGTTGCAGGCGCATTAGTTGCAGTGCTTGAGCTCGTGCGTTTAATCCTTATTTATACTGGCATGACAAGTGAAGATTAA
- a CDS encoding cytochrome b6: protein MLNKIYDWVDERLDITPLWRDIADHEVPEHVNPAHHFSAFVYCFGGLTFFVTVIQVLSGMFLTMYYVPDIKNAWESVYYLQNEVAFGQIVRGMHHWGASLVIVMLFLHTLRVFFQGAYKKPRELNWVVGVLIFFVMLGLGFTGYLLPWDMKALFATKVGLQIAEATPVIGTAVKTLLAGHPEIVGAQTLARFFAIHVFFLPAALFGLMGAHFLMIRKQGISGPL, encoded by the coding sequence ATGCTTAACAAGATTTATGATTGGGTTGACGAGCGTTTGGATATTACGCCATTATGGCGCGATATCGCAGACCATGAAGTACCCGAACATGTTAACCCAGCGCACCATTTCTCAGCGTTCGTTTATTGTTTCGGCGGCTTAACATTCTTTGTTACCGTCATTCAAGTTCTTTCCGGTATGTTCTTAACGATGTACTATGTGCCGGATATTAAAAATGCTTGGGAATCGGTGTACTATTTACAAAATGAAGTGGCATTCGGACAAATCGTTCGTGGTATGCACCACTGGGGAGCTAGCTTAGTAATTGTAATGTTATTCTTACATACATTGCGCGTATTCTTCCAAGGCGCATACAAAAAGCCGCGTGAATTAAACTGGGTTGTTGGAGTTCTTATTTTCTTTGTAATGCTTGGTCTAGGTTTTACAGGTTACTTATTACCTTGGGATATGAAAGCGCTGTTTGCGACAAAGGTAGGTTTGCAAATTGCTGAGGCTACACCGGTTATCGGTACAGCTGTGAAGACATTGCTTGCCGGACATCCTGAAATTGTCGGTGCACAAACATTGGCACGTTTCTTTGCCATTCATGTATTCTTCCTGCCAGCGGCGTTATTCGGACTTATGGGAGCTCACTTCTTAATGATCCGAAAACAAGGTATTTCTGGTCCACTATAA
- a CDS encoding sporulation protein YpjB: MRWLLISVLIVSFFFSHTGYVQAQSWSDLDQKAEMALQLTKQGKYESAKNYLEQFSDQFLQMRFADESLEMEQLQVLSTSYQEARKALEAQEVSPEKRLQRVMQFRLAVDAVTSSHQPMWVELKPHISDTLQALKAASNDDKQGFESSYEQLQEMYTLIYPSLVMDRSKEDIQAVNATLQNLNQAMKENNNVSIEQVDTLEQHVMNLFLDEQETLSQTSFLWLSAYMGGMILLTLFYVAWRKYNGEKRNIHAG; encoded by the coding sequence ATGAGATGGTTGTTAATCAGTGTACTCATCGTTTCATTTTTCTTTTCACATACAGGTTATGTACAAGCTCAAAGTTGGTCAGACTTAGACCAGAAAGCAGAGATGGCTTTACAGCTGACAAAGCAAGGTAAGTATGAGAGCGCAAAGAATTATTTAGAGCAATTTTCTGATCAGTTTTTACAAATGAGATTTGCAGATGAATCACTAGAGATGGAACAGCTTCAAGTACTTTCAACTAGTTATCAAGAAGCACGAAAAGCGCTTGAGGCACAAGAGGTTTCTCCTGAGAAACGACTGCAGCGCGTGATGCAGTTTCGCTTAGCTGTGGATGCGGTGACAAGTAGTCACCAGCCAATGTGGGTTGAGTTAAAACCGCATATTTCTGATACACTCCAAGCTTTAAAGGCAGCCTCAAATGATGATAAGCAAGGGTTTGAAAGCAGCTATGAACAGTTGCAAGAAATGTATACGTTAATCTATCCGAGTCTTGTGATGGACCGTTCCAAAGAAGATATTCAAGCAGTTAATGCTACGCTTCAAAACTTGAATCAAGCAATGAAAGAAAACAATAATGTTAGCATCGAACAAGTTGATACATTGGAGCAGCATGTGATGAATCTTTTTTTAGATGAACAAGAAACCCTTTCGCAAACTTCATTTCTGTGGCTTAGTGCTTACATGGGTGGAATGATCTTGCTTACATTATTTTATGTGGCTTGGCGAAAATATAATGGAGAAAAACGAAACATTCATGCAGGCTAA
- a CDS encoding DUF1405 domain-containing protein has product MRLLLQIFGQRSILLGLLIINTLGTIYGYIWYGWQLKETKPIFLIFVPDSPTASLFFVLVLLAFLLKQNWRFIEALAVVTLFKYGIWAVVMNLLVLIVNGELSWTGYMLMASHFAMAIQGLLYSPYYRFRISHLLFAAIWTLHNDVIDYVFGQMPRYPVLAELSPQIGYFTFWLSLVSIYLAYRFGVRNESFRLQIASKLI; this is encoded by the coding sequence GTGAGGTTGCTACTACAAATTTTCGGGCAGCGTTCCATTTTACTCGGTCTGCTTATTATTAATACGTTAGGAACTATTTATGGTTACATATGGTATGGGTGGCAGCTGAAAGAGACGAAGCCGATTTTCTTAATTTTTGTACCAGATAGTCCAACGGCAAGTTTGTTTTTCGTTCTTGTTTTATTGGCATTTCTATTAAAGCAAAATTGGCGGTTCATTGAAGCGCTGGCAGTTGTGACTCTTTTTAAATATGGGATTTGGGCTGTTGTAATGAACCTCCTTGTTCTTATTGTAAATGGAGAATTAAGCTGGACAGGTTATATGCTAATGGCTTCACACTTTGCAATGGCAATACAGGGATTGCTCTATTCACCCTATTATCGTTTTCGAATCAGTCATCTGTTGTTTGCAGCAATCTGGACATTACACAATGATGTGATTGATTATGTATTCGGACAAATGCCGCGATACCCTGTACTTGCTGAGCTAAGCCCACAAATCGGTTATTTCACATTTTGGTTAAGCCTTGTTTCGATCTATCTTGCCTATCGTTTTGGTGTGAGAAATGAATCATTTCGTTTGCAAATTGCTTCAAAATTAATTTAA
- a CDS encoding nucleotide pyrophosphohydrolase, with amino-acid sequence MAKKTMEEMQQEVDAYIGQFKEGYFSPLAMLARMTEELGELSREVNHYYGEKPKKSSEEEKTMEQEMGDILFVLICFANSLNIDLDEAFDLVMNKFRTRDKDRWTRIEEEK; translated from the coding sequence ATGGCAAAGAAGACGATGGAAGAGATGCAGCAGGAAGTAGATGCATATATTGGGCAGTTCAAAGAAGGGTACTTCAGTCCGCTCGCCATGCTTGCGCGAATGACAGAAGAGCTTGGTGAACTGTCTCGTGAAGTAAATCATTATTATGGAGAGAAACCGAAGAAATCAAGTGAAGAAGAAAAAACGATGGAACAGGAAATGGGTGACATTTTATTCGTCCTCATTTGTTTTGCAAATTCGTTAAATATTGATCTTGATGAAGCCTTTGATCTCGTAATGAACAAATTTAGAACACGCGATAAAGATCGCTGGACACGTATCGAGGAGGAAAAGTAG
- a CDS encoding YitT family protein — translation MPRLKFINIFFILLGSAIFSFGIVHFNMANNLAEGGFTGITLLLYFLFKIDPSISNLVLNVPLFFIGWKLLGRRPFYYTIIGTISVSVFLWLFQRYSPISIPLQHDMTLAALFAGVFIGVGLGIIFRFGGTTGGVDIIARLAHKYVGWSMGRTMFMFDAFVIIVSLLTYLDYREAMYTLVAVFVGARVIDFMQEGAYAARGATIISEKNEEIAKMVHQKMDRGVTVLKGKGSFTGQERDVLYCVVGRNEIVRLKNVITSVDPHAFVAVNEVHDVLGEGFTLDENKMPLEE, via the coding sequence ATGCCACGTCTAAAATTTATTAATATTTTCTTCATCCTACTCGGTTCAGCGATCTTCTCATTTGGTATTGTTCATTTTAATATGGCGAACAACCTCGCTGAAGGCGGCTTTACAGGTATTACCTTGCTCTTATACTTTCTATTCAAGATTGATCCATCTATTAGTAACCTCGTCTTGAATGTTCCGTTATTTTTTATTGGCTGGAAACTACTTGGCCGCAGACCGTTTTATTATACAATTATCGGAACAATCAGCGTTTCGGTTTTTTTGTGGCTGTTTCAGCGCTATTCTCCCATTTCGATTCCATTGCAGCATGACATGACACTTGCAGCTCTTTTCGCAGGGGTGTTTATCGGTGTCGGCTTAGGGATTATCTTCCGTTTCGGAGGTACAACTGGCGGGGTTGATATTATTGCTCGCCTTGCTCACAAATACGTTGGCTGGAGCATGGGAAGAACAATGTTTATGTTCGATGCCTTTGTCATTATCGTATCTTTGCTTACATACTTAGACTACCGTGAAGCAATGTATACACTTGTCGCTGTCTTTGTCGGTGCCCGTGTGATTGACTTTATGCAAGAAGGGGCATATGCAGCAAGAGGAGCAACGATTATTTCTGAAAAAAACGAAGAAATTGCAAAAATGGTTCATCAAAAAATGGACCGGGGTGTAACAGTTCTGAAAGGAAAAGGCAGCTTCACTGGGCAAGAACGCGATGTCCTCTACTGTGTCGTTGGCCGAAATGAAATTGTCCGCTTAAAGAATGTCATCACCTCCGTCGACCCGCACGCCTTCGTAGCAGTGAATGAAGTCCATGATGTATTAGGAGAAGGCTTCACACTTGATGAAAATAAAATGCCGCTTGAAGAGTAA
- a CDS encoding ubiquinol-cytochrome c reductase iron-sulfur subunit, with product MSDKSRVSRRQFLNYTLTGVGGFMAAGMLAPMVRFAVDPLLKERAGGEFVAVTSVDEITNEPKRFDFKVKVVDAWYESEESRSAWVFKKENGDILAMSPICTHLGCTVNWAPEGHPDNEFYCPCHDGRYEKNGVNIPGTPPTRPLDVYEHKVEDGKLYLGKTKTREGA from the coding sequence ATGAGCGATAAGAGCCGTGTATCCCGACGCCAATTTCTAAACTACACGTTAACTGGTGTTGGTGGATTTATGGCAGCGGGGATGTTAGCACCAATGGTGCGTTTTGCTGTAGACCCGTTGTTAAAAGAGAGAGCAGGCGGTGAGTTTGTAGCTGTTACATCTGTTGATGAAATTACAAACGAACCAAAACGCTTTGACTTTAAAGTTAAAGTTGTAGATGCATGGTATGAATCAGAGGAGTCCCGTTCTGCATGGGTATTCAAAAAAGAAAATGGCGATATTCTTGCTATGTCTCCTATCTGTACCCATCTTGGCTGTACAGTAAACTGGGCGCCAGAGGGTCATCCTGATAATGAGTTCTATTGTCCTTGTCATGACGGTCGTTATGAAAAGAACGGTGTGAACATTCCAGGTACACCGCCAACACGTCCGCTTGATGTGTATGAACACAAAGTGGAAGATGGCAAATTATACTTAGGTAAAACTAAAACGCGAGAGGGGGCGTAA
- a CDS encoding ReoY family proteolytic degradation factor, translating to MATPVSVSEKKEFVRWFLNHYQLKRREGVWILNYLMSHDQLMEKVHFVEQAQYCPRGIIMSTHCVDDVPFRFYKENIMTTDAEKSFHDIRLNRDQDIYIQLNFKSAMNTTKYVAVLEENHFIPEHLKINEHDQKIAEEFLDHAVVTFRKEKLLSAIDKALDCNDKEAFLSLSEQLNQLLAETRNNR from the coding sequence ATGGCCACCCCTGTATCTGTCAGCGAAAAAAAGGAGTTTGTCCGTTGGTTTTTGAATCATTATCAGTTGAAACGTCGTGAAGGTGTTTGGATTTTAAATTATTTAATGAGTCATGATCAATTAATGGAGAAGGTACACTTTGTGGAACAAGCGCAGTATTGCCCGCGAGGTATTATTATGTCAACGCATTGTGTTGATGATGTGCCATTCCGTTTCTACAAGGAAAACATTATGACAACGGATGCGGAGAAGTCGTTTCATGATATCCGCTTAAATCGCGACCAGGATATCTATATTCAGTTAAACTTTAAGAGTGCAATGAATACGACGAAATATGTAGCAGTCCTAGAAGAAAATCATTTTATTCCTGAACACTTAAAGATTAATGAACACGACCAAAAAATCGCAGAAGAATTTCTCGACCATGCTGTCGTTACCTTTAGAAAAGAAAAGCTTCTCTCCGCTATTGATAAGGCTCTTGATTGTAATGACAAAGAAGCATTCTTGTCATTAAGTGAACAATTGAATCAGTTGCTTGCAGAAACCCGAAATAACCGATAA
- the bshB1 gene encoding bacillithiol biosynthesis deacetylase BshB1 — MSRYDILAFGAHADDVEIGMGGTIAKVVQKGYTVGICDLTEADLSSNGTVEIRKQEADKAGEILGITERFNLQFPDRGLLKTEKKIAKVAEVIRNYRPKLVFAPYEVDRHPDHGNCAAIVEEAVFSAGIRNYMPDTHSHKIQRLHYYMINGFHKPDFVVDISEYIDTKLDALRCYRSQFMKLADEVETPLNNGYIESVEARERLFGKEAGVQYAEAFKTKQPILINEDLLNGS, encoded by the coding sequence ATGTCGCGCTATGATATTCTTGCATTTGGCGCCCATGCTGACGACGTTGAAATCGGCATGGGCGGAACGATTGCAAAAGTTGTGCAAAAAGGGTATACAGTCGGTATTTGTGATTTAACAGAAGCGGATCTTTCCTCAAATGGAACGGTTGAAATTCGAAAGCAAGAAGCTGACAAAGCAGGGGAAATTCTCGGCATTACTGAACGCTTCAATTTGCAGTTTCCTGACCGTGGTTTATTAAAAACAGAAAAGAAAATTGCAAAGGTAGCGGAAGTGATTCGGAACTACAGGCCTAAGCTTGTATTCGCCCCATATGAAGTTGACCGACATCCAGATCACGGCAATTGTGCTGCTATCGTAGAGGAAGCGGTTTTTTCAGCAGGTATTCGCAACTATATGCCAGATACTCATTCACACAAGATACAACGGTTACACTACTATATGATTAATGGTTTTCATAAGCCAGACTTTGTAGTTGATATTAGTGAATATATTGATACAAAATTGGATGCGCTTCGCTGCTATCGAAGTCAGTTTATGAAACTGGCGGACGAAGTTGAAACACCGCTTAATAATGGCTATATTGAATCGGTTGAAGCGAGAGAACGGCTGTTTGGAAAAGAAGCAGGTGTACAATATGCAGAAGCATTCAAAACGAAACAACCGATACTCATCAATGAAGATTTACTGAACGGGAGCTAA
- a CDS encoding CCA tRNA nucleotidyltransferase — translation MQQLFLKARPILEHLITSEYEAYYVGGAVRDALLERAIGDIDIATSAPPEKVVELFEKTIPVGIEHGTVMVGMNGEYYEVTTYRREGKYEDYRHPSDVQFITSLEEDLSRRDFTINAIAMDIDSKLADPFGGQVDLQKRLLQTVRNPYERFEEDPLRIMRAVRFISQLGFELEENTKQAMTKLAPLLKKIAVERITVEFEKLLGGQYTERAFLLLIETDVTAYLPYLEEQADNLRKCGSYQFSKLETAEERWALFLYILNQNDVRSFLKEWKCSNKQMNRVTALLNALKESNANGITPMLVYKLGSEHITKFARLRAAARNENEKELQEFVSKQYEALPIQTRKQLAINGNNLMEWMNQQGGPWLSDTLIKVERAVINGEVKNEKKTIREWLDSCHHQ, via the coding sequence GTGCAGCAACTTTTTTTAAAGGCACGGCCGATTTTAGAGCATTTAATTACATCAGAATATGAAGCGTATTATGTCGGCGGTGCTGTTCGTGATGCGCTTCTAGAGCGGGCGATTGGTGATATCGATATCGCTACATCTGCTCCGCCTGAGAAGGTTGTGGAATTGTTCGAGAAGACAATTCCTGTTGGCATTGAGCACGGAACGGTAATGGTTGGAATGAACGGTGAGTACTATGAAGTCACCACCTACCGCCGTGAGGGAAAGTATGAAGATTATCGCCACCCTTCCGATGTGCAGTTTATTACTTCTCTTGAAGAAGACTTAAGCCGACGTGATTTTACGATTAATGCCATTGCTATGGATATTGATAGCAAACTAGCTGACCCGTTTGGCGGGCAAGTGGATCTACAAAAACGATTGCTTCAAACGGTGCGAAATCCATATGAACGGTTTGAAGAAGATCCACTACGGATTATGCGGGCGGTTCGTTTTATTAGTCAATTAGGGTTTGAGCTAGAAGAGAATACAAAGCAAGCAATGACTAAGCTTGCTCCATTGCTTAAGAAAATCGCTGTTGAACGGATAACAGTTGAGTTTGAGAAGCTGTTAGGTGGTCAGTATACAGAGCGTGCTTTTTTATTATTAATTGAAACAGACGTAACAGCTTATTTACCATATCTTGAAGAGCAAGCTGATAACTTAAGAAAATGTGGCTCATACCAATTCTCAAAGCTTGAAACGGCAGAAGAGCGGTGGGCATTGTTTCTCTATATTTTAAACCAAAATGATGTTCGCTCTTTCTTAAAAGAATGGAAGTGCTCGAACAAGCAAATGAATCGTGTTACTGCTTTGTTGAACGCTCTTAAGGAAAGTAATGCGAACGGCATTACACCGATGCTGGTCTATAAGCTTGGTAGTGAGCATATTACGAAATTTGCAAGGCTTCGCGCTGCTGCTAGGAATGAGAATGAAAAGGAGCTACAGGAGTTTGTGTCTAAGCAATACGAAGCCTTACCGATACAAACGCGAAAGCAGCTTGCGATAAATGGAAATAACTTAATGGAGTGGATGAACCAACAAGGTGGTCCATGGCTAAGTGACACACTTATAAAAGTTGAACGTGCGGTGATAAATGGTGAAGTGAAGAATGAGAAGAAAACAATAAGGGAGTGGCTGGACTCATGTCATCACCAATGA